In the Methylomonas rhizoryzae genome, one interval contains:
- a CDS encoding FprA family A-type flavoprotein, protein MQPMNAAILTNAAGAPQAVALSERVHWVGALDPNLRTFDIILRTANGTSYNAYVIRGSTGVAVVDTVKEGFAGDFFARLESIADYSEIKVIVLNHLEPDHTGALPELMRRAPQAQLFISQKAQSMLKGLLKQDELSYKPVLTGDFVSLGDRSIHFLHTPYLHWPDTQCAYVPEEQTLFSGDVFGCHFCDQRLFNDQVGDFRFSFEYYYAHIMRPFKEYVLHALELIEPLPLKLIAPTHGPILRDRPDRYINRYRQLSSPALHSEISPQQKSLLIFYISSYGNTRRMAEAIYQGAMQVPEVRVSLYDLEGGEVSPFVDLIEEADGLVLGTPTINGDAVKPIWDLLSSLTVVNLKNKLGGVFGSYGWTGEGVRLVEDRLRGLKLRVPVPGLRVKLIPTDAEIVECKAFGLELAQELMGIRAAKTLDISDLM, encoded by the coding sequence ATGCAGCCCATGAACGCCGCCATATTGACAAATGCCGCAGGGGCCCCTCAAGCGGTAGCATTGTCTGAACGCGTCCATTGGGTCGGTGCGCTGGACCCTAATCTGCGCACATTCGATATTATCTTGAGAACCGCTAACGGTACCAGCTACAACGCCTATGTGATCCGTGGCAGTACCGGCGTTGCAGTGGTCGACACCGTTAAAGAAGGCTTTGCCGGCGACTTTTTTGCCCGCTTGGAAAGCATCGCCGACTATTCCGAAATCAAAGTCATCGTCCTCAATCATCTGGAGCCCGACCATACCGGCGCACTTCCGGAACTGATGCGCCGCGCGCCGCAGGCGCAACTGTTCATCTCGCAAAAGGCGCAATCGATGTTAAAAGGCCTGCTCAAACAGGACGAGTTGAGCTACAAACCGGTGTTAACCGGCGATTTTGTCTCGCTAGGCGATCGCAGCATCCATTTTTTGCACACCCCTTACTTGCACTGGCCGGATACCCAATGCGCCTACGTACCGGAAGAACAAACCTTGTTTTCCGGGGATGTCTTCGGCTGCCACTTTTGCGACCAACGTTTATTCAACGATCAGGTTGGCGATTTTCGCTTTTCGTTCGAATACTACTACGCGCATATCATGCGCCCATTTAAAGAATACGTACTGCACGCCCTGGAGTTGATCGAACCCTTGCCGCTCAAACTGATCGCCCCTACCCACGGGCCGATATTACGCGACCGCCCCGATCGATACATCAATCGTTACCGGCAGTTGTCCAGCCCCGCGCTGCATAGCGAAATCAGTCCCCAGCAAAAATCCTTGTTGATTTTCTACATCAGCTCTTACGGCAACACCCGCCGCATGGCGGAGGCCATTTACCAGGGAGCCATGCAAGTACCTGAAGTCCGGGTTTCTTTGTACGACCTGGAAGGCGGCGAAGTCTCTCCATTCGTAGATTTAATCGAAGAAGCGGACGGTTTGGTGCTAGGCACGCCGACCATTAACGGCGATGCCGTCAAGCCGATTTGGGATTTGTTGTCTTCGTTAACCGTCGTCAACTTGAAAAACAAGCTGGGCGGGGTATTCGGCTCTTACGGATGGACGGGCGAAGGCGTCAGACTGGTCGAAGACCGGTTGAGAGGTTTGAAGTTAAGAGTTCCGGTACCCGGACTCCGAGTTAAGTTGATCCCTACCGACGCGGAAATCGTGGAGTGTAAAGCATTCGGCCTCGAGCTTGCCCAAGAGCTGATGGGCATCAGAGCCGCCAAAACTCTCGATATTTCAGACCTGATGTGA
- the nifB gene encoding nitrogenase cofactor biosynthesis protein NifB: MELPVLNETPAASAGGCSSHSCGSSDDQLGHLSDEIRAKVENHPCYSEDAHHYFARMHVAVAPACNIQCHYCNRKYDCSNESRPGVVSELLTPDQAVKKTMAVAATIPQMTVLGIAGPGDPLANPDRTFETFRRLSEDAPDIKLCVSTNGLALPESVEELSKHNIDHVTITINCVDPEIGAQIYPWIFWENKRIKGVEGARILIEQQQKGLEMLVAKGILVKVNSVMIPGINDKHLAEVSKIVKTKGAFLHNVMPLIAEAEHGTFFGVMGQRGPTQDELMDLQDACSGDMNMMRHCRQCRADAVGLLGEDRGDEFTLDKIEEMEIDYQSAMVKRKVIHEAIAEEMHSKRAKKDEAAAKHAEAKKLDTRPVLMAIATSGQGVINQHFGHAKEFLIYEASPNGVRFMSHRKTDLYCSGDDTCGDGESVLQRTIRALEGCEVVLCSKIGYEPWDMLEKAGIQPNGEHAMEPIEEAVMAVYEEMAAAGKLDDAEGRIRATA; the protein is encoded by the coding sequence ATGGAATTGCCAGTATTAAACGAAACCCCAGCTGCCAGTGCAGGCGGCTGTTCATCCCATTCTTGCGGCTCATCCGACGACCAACTGGGTCATTTGTCGGACGAAATCCGCGCCAAGGTGGAAAATCATCCCTGCTATTCGGAAGACGCTCACCATTATTTTGCCCGCATGCACGTAGCAGTCGCGCCGGCGTGCAATATTCAATGTCATTACTGTAACCGTAAATACGATTGCTCTAACGAATCCCGCCCAGGCGTGGTTTCCGAGCTGCTGACCCCTGATCAAGCCGTGAAAAAAACCATGGCGGTGGCGGCTACCATTCCGCAAATGACGGTATTGGGCATTGCCGGCCCCGGTGATCCGTTAGCCAATCCGGACCGGACGTTCGAAACCTTCCGCCGCCTGAGCGAAGACGCGCCCGACATAAAGCTCTGCGTGTCCACCAACGGTTTGGCATTGCCGGAATCGGTCGAAGAATTGTCCAAACACAACATCGATCACGTGACCATCACGATCAACTGCGTCGACCCGGAAATCGGTGCGCAAATTTATCCTTGGATTTTCTGGGAAAACAAGCGCATTAAAGGTGTGGAAGGTGCCCGCATCCTGATCGAACAACAGCAAAAAGGCTTGGAAATGCTGGTTGCAAAAGGCATTTTGGTCAAAGTCAATTCGGTCATGATTCCCGGCATTAACGACAAGCATTTGGCCGAAGTCAGCAAAATCGTCAAAACCAAAGGCGCTTTCCTGCACAACGTCATGCCGTTGATCGCCGAAGCGGAACACGGCACGTTCTTTGGGGTAATGGGCCAACGCGGACCGACTCAAGACGAATTGATGGATCTGCAAGACGCCTGCTCCGGCGACATGAACATGATGCGCCATTGCCGCCAATGCCGGGCGGACGCGGTTGGCTTGTTGGGTGAAGACCGCGGCGACGAGTTCACGCTGGATAAAATCGAAGAGATGGAAATCGATTATCAATCCGCCATGGTAAAACGCAAAGTCATCCACGAAGCCATTGCCGAAGAGATGCACAGCAAACGCGCCAAGAAAGATGAAGCGGCCGCTAAGCATGCCGAAGCGAAAAAACTCGACACCCGTCCGGTATTGATGGCTATCGCGACCAGCGGTCAAGGCGTCATCAACCAACATTTCGGCCACGCGAAAGAGTTCTTGATTTACGAAGCCTCTCCGAACGGCGTTCGTTTCATGAGCCACCGTAAAACCGATTTGTATTGCAGCGGCGACGACACCTGCGGCGACGGCGAAAGCGTATTGCAACGCACCATTCGTGCATTGGAAGGCTGCGAAGTCGTTCTGTGCTCTAAGATCGGTTATGAACCTTGGGATATGCTGGAAAAAGCCGGCATCCAACCCAACGGCGAACACGCGATGGAGCCGATCGAAGAAGCCGTCATGGCCGTCTACGAGGAAATGGCGGCTGCCGGCAAACTGGACGACGCGGAAGGCAGAATACGCGCTACCGCTTGA
- a CDS encoding nitrogen fixation protein NifQ, which yields MSIPALASYTREHYYAELIAHCEPSANSHWLAQIVASWLVGDGVLPDALGMTGEQFEQFSSSLFPAYPLADYAVSGKSLDFSRMLEKQDLEHLLRQYAREQSNVTEFLITIIVAACLGSDHLWQDLGLWSRKELTAMLQHNFPELAAHNSRDMKWKKFLYKQLCETEGLYVCRAPSCEVCHDYSSCFGSEE from the coding sequence ATGTCTATACCCGCACTCGCTTCGTATACTCGAGAACACTATTACGCGGAATTGATCGCCCACTGCGAACCCTCCGCCAATAGCCACTGGCTGGCGCAAATCGTGGCGAGCTGGCTGGTCGGCGACGGTGTATTGCCCGATGCCTTGGGCATGACTGGCGAACAATTCGAACAGTTTTCGTCTAGCCTGTTTCCCGCCTATCCACTGGCCGACTATGCAGTTTCCGGCAAATCGTTGGATTTCAGCCGCATGCTGGAAAAGCAAGACCTGGAACACTTGCTGCGTCAGTATGCAAGGGAACAATCCAATGTCACGGAATTTTTGATAACGATTATCGTGGCGGCCTGCTTGGGCAGCGACCATCTTTGGCAGGATTTGGGCTTATGGAGCCGAAAAGAACTAACGGCTATGCTTCAACACAATTTTCCGGAATTGGCCGCGCATAATAGCCGGGATATGAAATGGAAAAAGTTTTTATATAAACAATTGTGCGAAACGGAAGGTTTATACGTATGCCGCGCTCCGTCTTGCGAAGTATGCCACGACTACTCAAGCTGCTTTGGCTCCGAGGAATAG
- a CDS encoding 2Fe-2S iron-sulfur cluster-binding protein, whose amino-acid sequence MAKATITFEDISVTVTVPAGTRVIEISEKVGSGITYGCREGDCGTCLMKVTEGWNHLSEPSVLEDKILRENMAGKHNRLACQAQVLGGKICVKPA is encoded by the coding sequence ATGGCGAAAGCGACCATTACGTTTGAAGATATAAGTGTGACCGTAACCGTTCCGGCTGGAACTCGGGTAATAGAAATATCCGAAAAAGTCGGTTCAGGCATTACCTACGGCTGCCGCGAAGGCGACTGCGGCACCTGTTTGATGAAAGTGACCGAAGGCTGGAATCATCTCAGCGAGCCTTCGGTATTGGAAGACAAAATTCTGAGGGAAAACATGGCCGGCAAACACAACCGTTTAGCCTGCCAAGCACAGGTGTTAGGCGGCAAAATCTGCGTCAAACCCGCATAA
- a CDS encoding TonB-dependent receptor encodes MPALLSRIVFAAGPAGRVQRVLLAGLCGLAADAAWCQAPQAEESPTVLQEIAVDEATELETVVVEEKAATKLGPLEGLLLEKEQIPGNVQSLSGEEIKASFATSMGDLLNSRLQSINVNDYQGNPFQMDISFRGFSASPQLGTPQGLSVFVDGVRVNEPFGDVVNWDLVPMNALSGVDVFPGSNPLFGLNTLGGALSLRTKNGFDDTGTSLRFTGGSWDRKKGELTAGWNNGTLGGFIAFTGFDEEGWRQNSPSQVNQGFARLDLRGDNYALRFSSLLVGNELLGNGLVPTSLYRQDPSAVFTSPDATTNELQQFTLGGELFFNDELSLTGQIYRRDSSRQAVAGDIYEDFSEMEAGDLDRPMQANGTLTGDPVCLYQDVNHDGLPDYGLDRDGDGYVDSGTLNMENLSLADSNYLVRLPSLNFPCSKVKYDRTSGPRDGAAGDNTDPISTDPRHSPSGVVQGTPIGVISKTAVGQLTDGASLQLNWNGKQHKFMFGGSIDDANTDFATSQRLALIDASHRVYSDPSALDPIYTAGQQDIVNNSFAGKSTTLSAYFSETYSPWDNLHLSVSGRFNRTRVKNRMRARTRAGFESLSDIQNLNQYRPNVIVCPSNDPASCPNDPNYQDRSWLSDVYLSQDPYWGLGQYSETPTSEVFDYLSFNPSAGISYLPFKDQDVPYRDLNPFFNWSQGTRTPSSVELGCAYDGTLVRQTPGDPNSPLIPKSLASVGGACTLPTALSGDPYLPQIFADSYEVGLRGKAFGDWNWNAGLYRTDIRDDIYLVGITADRSFFDSIGETRRQGIEFGFNGKAGIADISVNYGYTDATFQSHLFMLSAHNSSAAVVSPDASYGQVLYDETGRPLRALNDMIEVRPGDRMPGIPLHNINASLNLHLTEQWQFGITMVAHSSSYARGNENNQHSQGAYEYYYGFNEQGERVLLKGRQFADEGKTPGYVVFHLKTRYEVGNGLAFFAMVNNLFDREYATASRLGVNPFSPSIRGAVGGSGWNYNSAEWLSSTFIGPGAPRAYWAGVELNF; translated from the coding sequence ATGCCCGCATTACTCTCCCGAATTGTTTTCGCCGCCGGCCCGGCGGGCCGTGTTCAACGCGTTTTGTTAGCCGGTCTATGCGGGTTGGCCGCCGACGCGGCGTGGTGTCAAGCACCGCAAGCGGAGGAGTCGCCAACGGTTTTGCAGGAAATTGCGGTAGACGAGGCGACCGAACTGGAAACCGTAGTGGTGGAAGAGAAAGCCGCAACCAAACTCGGGCCATTGGAAGGTCTGCTGTTGGAAAAGGAGCAAATCCCCGGTAACGTGCAATCCTTGAGCGGCGAGGAGATCAAGGCCTCGTTCGCCACCAGTATGGGCGATTTGCTGAACAGCCGGCTGCAGTCGATCAACGTCAACGATTACCAGGGCAATCCGTTTCAAATGGACATCAGTTTTCGCGGGTTTTCCGCGTCGCCGCAGCTTGGTACCCCGCAAGGCTTGTCGGTGTTCGTCGACGGGGTACGGGTCAACGAGCCGTTCGGCGACGTCGTCAATTGGGATTTGGTGCCGATGAATGCCTTGTCCGGCGTGGATGTGTTTCCCGGCTCCAACCCGCTATTCGGCTTGAATACTCTGGGCGGGGCGCTGTCGCTACGTACCAAGAACGGTTTCGACGATACCGGAACCTCGTTGCGCTTTACCGGCGGTTCCTGGGATAGAAAAAAAGGCGAATTGACCGCCGGTTGGAATAACGGCACCTTGGGCGGCTTTATCGCCTTTACCGGTTTCGACGAGGAAGGCTGGCGGCAAAACTCGCCGTCGCAAGTCAATCAAGGTTTCGCCCGCCTGGATTTACGTGGGGACAATTACGCGTTGCGCTTCAGCAGCTTGCTGGTCGGCAACGAATTGTTGGGCAACGGCTTGGTACCGACCAGTTTGTACCGGCAGGATCCGAGTGCCGTATTCACTTCGCCGGACGCGACCACTAACGAGCTGCAACAATTCACCTTGGGCGGCGAATTGTTTTTTAACGACGAGCTCAGTCTGACCGGACAAATTTATCGGCGCGACAGTAGCCGCCAGGCGGTAGCCGGGGATATTTACGAGGACTTTTCCGAGATGGAGGCCGGGGATTTGGACCGGCCGATGCAGGCGAACGGCACGCTGACCGGCGATCCGGTTTGTCTGTATCAGGACGTCAACCACGACGGCTTGCCGGATTACGGCTTGGACCGCGACGGCGACGGCTACGTCGATAGCGGCACGCTGAACATGGAAAATTTGTCTCTAGCCGACAGCAACTATCTGGTTCGTTTGCCGTCGTTGAATTTTCCATGCAGCAAGGTCAAATACGACCGTACCAGCGGGCCGCGCGACGGTGCGGCCGGCGACAATACCGATCCGATTTCCACCGATCCCAGGCATTCGCCCAGCGGGGTCGTCCAGGGTACGCCCATCGGTGTCATCAGCAAGACTGCGGTCGGTCAATTGACCGACGGCGCTTCCTTGCAATTGAACTGGAACGGCAAACAGCATAAATTCATGTTCGGCGGTTCGATCGACGACGCCAATACCGATTTCGCCACCAGCCAGCGTTTGGCTCTGATAGACGCCAGCCATAGGGTGTACAGCGATCCGAGTGCACTGGATCCGATTTATACCGCCGGGCAGCAAGATATCGTCAACAATAGTTTTGCGGGCAAGTCGACTACTCTCAGCGCCTATTTCAGCGAAACCTATTCGCCTTGGGACAACTTGCACTTGAGCGTATCGGGGCGCTTTAACCGCACCCGAGTCAAAAACCGCATGCGCGCCCGGACCCGGGCCGGTTTCGAAAGCTTGAGCGACATTCAAAACCTCAATCAATACCGGCCCAACGTCATCGTCTGTCCGTCGAACGATCCGGCTTCCTGCCCCAACGATCCGAATTATCAGGACCGTTCTTGGTTGTCCGACGTGTATTTGTCGCAAGATCCGTATTGGGGCTTGGGCCAATATTCGGAAACGCCGACCTCGGAAGTGTTCGACTATCTGTCGTTCAATCCGTCGGCCGGCATCAGCTATTTGCCGTTTAAAGACCAAGACGTGCCGTATCGGGACCTGAACCCGTTTTTCAACTGGAGCCAAGGTACCCGCACCCCGTCCAGCGTCGAATTGGGTTGTGCTTACGACGGTACCTTGGTCAGACAAACGCCGGGCGATCCCAATTCGCCGCTGATCCCGAAAAGCTTGGCATCGGTCGGCGGCGCTTGCACCCTGCCTACTGCCTTGTCCGGCGATCCGTATCTGCCGCAAATTTTCGCCGATTCGTATGAAGTCGGCTTGCGCGGTAAGGCCTTCGGCGATTGGAACTGGAATGCCGGTTTGTATCGCACCGATATTCGCGACGATATTTATTTGGTGGGCATCACCGCCGACCGCAGTTTTTTCGACAGCATAGGCGAAACCCGGCGGCAAGGCATCGAATTCGGCTTCAACGGCAAGGCCGGCATTGCCGACATCAGCGTCAATTACGGCTATACCGATGCGACTTTTCAATCGCATTTGTTCATGCTCAGCGCACACAACAGCAGCGCAGCCGTGGTCAGCCCGGACGCCAGCTACGGCCAAGTGTTGTACGACGAGACCGGCCGCCCGCTACGGGCTTTGAACGATATGATAGAAGTGCGACCGGGCGACCGCATGCCGGGCATCCCGCTGCACAACATCAACGCTTCGTTAAACTTGCACCTGACCGAGCAATGGCAATTCGGCATCACCATGGTGGCGCATTCCTCGTCGTACGCGCGCGGTAACGAAAACAACCAACACAGCCAGGGGGCTTACGAATATTACTATGGCTTTAACGAGCAGGGCGAGCGGGTGTTGTTGAAAGGCCGGCAGTTCGCCGACGAGGGCAAAACGCCGGGTTACGTGGTGTTTCATCTGAAAACCCGATACGAAGTCGGCAACGGTTTGGCATTTTTTGCCATGGTCAACAACCTGTTCGACCGCGAATACGCCACCGCCAGTCGGCTGGGGGTCAATCCGTTCTCGCCGTCTATTCGCGGCGCCGTGGGCGGCAGCGGTTGGAATTACAATTCCGCGGAATGGCTGAGCAGCACCTTCATCGGCCCCGGCGCGCCGCGCGCCTATTGGGCCGGGGTGGAGCTGAACTTTTAA
- a CDS encoding ArsC/Spx/MgsR family protein has translation MAIVHFYEKPGCINNNKQKQLLSKAGHLLIVYDLLQQPWKQDRAKLRSFFGSMPVQEWFNRSAPAIKSGAINPDILSEPEAIELMVSDPILIRRPLLEVDGKRRAGFEAEQIDAWLGLDTNRDANDPETCTRQHRQQACSP, from the coding sequence ATGGCAATAGTGCATTTTTATGAAAAGCCCGGTTGTATAAACAACAACAAGCAAAAGCAACTCTTGTCCAAAGCCGGACATTTGCTGATAGTGTACGATCTACTTCAGCAACCTTGGAAACAAGATCGCGCTAAATTGCGTTCATTCTTCGGCTCCATGCCGGTACAGGAATGGTTTAACCGAAGCGCACCGGCGATTAAAAGCGGTGCCATCAATCCCGATATTCTGAGCGAACCGGAAGCAATCGAATTGATGGTCTCAGACCCGATTTTGATCAGACGCCCGCTGCTGGAAGTCGACGGCAAACGGCGCGCCGGATTCGAGGCGGAACAGATAGACGCGTGGCTGGGTTTGGATACGAATCGGGACGCCAACGATCCGGAAACCTGTACCCGGCAACATAGGCAACAAGCATGCAGCCCATGA
- a CDS encoding HlyC/CorC family transporter: MSDGIPPTSQSHQKSLLERISHFLTGEPQDQEDLLEILRESEEKHLLDADSLAMIEGVMQVSELRVRDIMIPRSQMVVVPREAELETIFPLVIEFAHSRFPVIEEDRSKVVGILLAKDLLPHALRDKTAKVEDIMRPVVVVPESKRLNVLLKEFRTERNHMAIVVDEYGNAAGLVTIEDVLEQIVGKIEDEHDDDDTKEYISQRSEREFILKALTPIVEFNDYFSADLEDNDCDTVGGLILQRLEHFPKKGEKVEIDDFVFEVLRADNRRVHLLRLKLK; this comes from the coding sequence ATGAGCGACGGTATCCCCCCGACGAGTCAATCCCATCAGAAAAGCTTATTGGAAAGAATCAGTCATTTTTTGACCGGAGAGCCGCAGGACCAAGAAGATTTGTTGGAAATTCTGCGGGAATCGGAAGAAAAGCATTTATTGGACGCCGATTCGTTGGCGATGATCGAAGGGGTGATGCAGGTTTCGGAGTTGCGGGTCAGAGATATTATGATCCCGCGCTCGCAAATGGTGGTGGTACCCAGAGAAGCCGAGTTAGAAACTATTTTCCCCTTGGTCATCGAGTTTGCCCATTCCCGGTTTCCGGTGATCGAGGAAGACCGCAGCAAGGTTGTCGGTATTTTGCTGGCTAAGGATTTGTTACCGCATGCTTTACGCGATAAAACCGCTAAAGTGGAAGACATCATGCGTCCGGTCGTAGTCGTGCCGGAAAGCAAGCGCTTGAACGTATTGCTCAAGGAGTTTCGTACCGAGCGCAATCATATGGCTATCGTGGTCGACGAATACGGAAACGCCGCCGGATTGGTCACAATAGAAGACGTGTTGGAACAAATCGTCGGCAAGATTGAAGACGAACACGACGACGACGATACCAAGGAATATATTTCGCAGCGCAGCGAACGGGAGTTTATCCTGAAAGCATTAACGCCGATTGTAGAATTTAACGACTATTTCTCTGCGGATTTGGAAGACAACGATTGCGATACGGTGGGTGGATTAATCTTGCAGCGATTAGAACATTTTCCAAAAAAAGGCGAGAAGGTGGAAATAGACGATTTCGTATTCGAAGTTCTACGCGCCGACAACCGTCGCGTTCACTTGCTAAGGCTTAAGCTCAAATAA
- a CDS encoding pentapeptide repeat-containing protein, whose translation MAIALAELWLDGRQTQASGHSARAHTAHASAGTDVSARQSPSGNDDSDLGWDRVFVGLGLDGDTQAAPTARAAGEFRGDWGEQPVYGLNDSVRYRQVVYQSLIDANQNLPPDEHPQAWQPTERQAGPDPFACAHPELLRDMSQCDFSTADHLKDLNLQGAILRNARLAGELGQANLRGADLSGSAVIGSLTLSPQTQAAGANFSKLQTGGNNPLIAAGADLNHADFSDANLYGAQLNQADLSAAKLNGATLSGAQMAESNLQGAQLANGKLAYANLTGASLAGAELNAADLSSAYLADTDFNGADLQNADLAGADLAGSDFSGADLHGANLADAQNTEHAVIDAATDFTAAVCPDGVTVDGVQVTTCIGHGF comes from the coding sequence ATGGCTATCGCCTTGGCCGAATTATGGCTCGACGGCCGGCAAACGCAGGCGAGCGGACACTCAGCGCGCGCGCATACTGCACACGCCTCGGCCGGGACGGATGTCTCCGCGCGGCAATCCCCATCAGGGAATGACGACAGCGATCTCGGCTGGGACCGGGTATTCGTCGGACTGGGCCTCGACGGTGACACGCAAGCCGCTCCGACCGCCAGAGCGGCCGGCGAATTTCGTGGCGACTGGGGCGAGCAGCCGGTGTACGGCCTGAACGACAGCGTGCGCTACCGGCAAGTCGTCTATCAAAGCCTGATAGACGCCAACCAAAATCTGCCGCCGGACGAACATCCGCAAGCCTGGCAGCCCACCGAACGACAAGCCGGCCCGGACCCTTTCGCTTGCGCCCATCCCGAACTGTTGCGCGACATGAGCCAGTGCGATTTCAGTACCGCAGACCATTTGAAGGACTTGAACCTGCAAGGCGCGATTCTGCGCAACGCCCGCTTGGCCGGAGAGTTGGGGCAAGCCAATTTACGCGGCGCCGATTTGAGCGGTTCTGCGGTCATAGGCTCCCTGACTTTGAGCCCGCAGACCCAAGCGGCCGGCGCCAATTTCTCCAAACTGCAAACCGGCGGCAACAACCCGCTAATCGCCGCCGGGGCCGATTTGAACCATGCCGATTTTTCCGACGCGAATTTGTACGGCGCCCAACTGAATCAAGCCGACTTAAGCGCCGCCAAGTTGAACGGCGCCACGTTGAGCGGCGCGCAAATGGCGGAAAGCAATCTGCAAGGCGCGCAACTGGCCAACGGCAAACTGGCCTACGCCAATTTAACCGGCGCGAGTTTAGCCGGAGCCGAGCTGAACGCTGCCGATTTGAGTTCGGCCTACTTAGCGGATACCGATTTCAACGGCGCCGACCTGCAAAACGCCGATCTGGCCGGCGCCGATCTGGCCGGCAGCGATTTCTCCGGCGCCGACCTGCACGGCGCCAATTTGGCGGATGCGCAAAACACGGAGCACGCCGTGATCGACGCCGCCACCGATTTCACCGCCGCCGTCTGTCCGGACGGCGTCACGGTAGATGGAGTGCAGGTCACGACCTGCATAGGACACGGTTTTTAA
- a CDS encoding 4Fe-4S dicluster domain-containing protein: MALKIINTCVNCYACEPLCPSKAIYKAEAHFLINPRKCTECDGDYDTPQCATICPIEGAILDAKGMEINPPGSLTGIPPEKMAEAMAALQAH, translated from the coding sequence ATGGCTTTAAAGATTATCAATACCTGCGTTAATTGCTACGCCTGCGAACCTCTGTGCCCAAGCAAAGCCATCTACAAAGCCGAGGCACATTTTCTGATCAACCCTAGAAAATGCACCGAATGCGACGGCGATTACGATACGCCGCAATGCGCAACGATTTGTCCGATCGAAGGCGCAATCCTGGATGCCAAAGGCATGGAAATCAATCCGCCCGGCTCGCTGACCGGCATTCCACCGGAAAAAATGGCGGAGGCCATGGCAGCATTGCAAGCGCATTAA
- a CDS encoding 2Fe-2S iron-sulfur cluster-binding protein produces the protein MALITFTSPEYRDKTVYAVAGSHTQTVLKLALENKIPINFSCEDGECGTCIVQVSSIDKKNQRMGGPLTDKEKTVLKELGKITQEQIDTMAVDDLPTDWRLACQMIVRDEDIRVQY, from the coding sequence ATGGCTTTAATTACATTTACCAGTCCGGAATACCGGGACAAAACGGTTTACGCCGTTGCCGGCAGCCATACTCAAACCGTGCTGAAGTTAGCGCTGGAAAACAAAATCCCCATTAACTTTTCTTGCGAGGACGGGGAGTGCGGCACCTGCATCGTGCAGGTTTCCAGCATCGACAAGAAAAATCAGCGCATGGGCGGTCCTTTGACCGATAAGGAAAAGACTGTATTGAAGGAACTCGGCAAAATCACTCAAGAGCAAATCGACACCATGGCTGTCGACGATTTGCCGACCGATTGGCGCCTAGCCTGCCAAATGATCGTGCGCGACGAAGATATCCGCGTTCAATACTAA